The nucleotide window CCTTGGGAATGTCTTGCTGCTCCCAGAGACTCAGCTTGCTTCTCAGGAGCTGGGGCAGGTCAGGCGCCTGGCTAGGCTGCTTCTGCCTAGGGATGATGAATATCAAGACCTCGCTCCTCCGGACGGTGGGCTGCTTGGGGGGCGGGTGCTGGGCCACTAGGGTGACCCCTCCTCTCGGCAAAGCTGGCCCCAGAATCTGGACTCTCTTCTTTCCCGGGTTGGCGTAGCGTTTGTTGCCTcttcacccctcccacccccaccccagccaggtTGTTGGCGAGTTAGACCTCCCAGCCTCACGGGGCTGCTGTGCGGCTGCGGCGACGCTGGCGACTGCGGCGCTGCAGCAGAGACGAGGGCTCCAGAGGCGGCGCCACGTGAGTCTCTGGCTAGGGCCCCAGACTGGGAGGGAGATTACCGTATTTATCGAGTCCCAGTGCGGGACCCTTGGGGGCGGGTCACTGCGGGCCTGCTACCGTATTTGCCCGGAGCCATGCAGCCCTTTCTGGGAGTGGCAGTGTCAAGACTTAATGATTTGTTTACTCGGGGTCGCGCAGCCCCGCGGGGGGCGCTGCGGGCACCGGGGGGTGGGTGGATTGCACGCGTTCCTCCAGGACCTTGGGGCTGGCAGCCCGGCAGGGTGGGCTGCGGCAGCTGGGTGGTAGCCTATGTATATTCCTAGGGGTGGGGTTGATACGCAGCTTACCACATTTCTCCAGGGTCGCTCGGACCCCTGGAATTAGCAAGGCTGTGAGAGAGAGTCGTGCCGGGTGGGGTGAGCTGTTGAGATTAATGCAGCAGTTTGACTGCGGGAGGCTTTTCGGCTGTATGGGGGCGGGGAAGAAGGGGCGCAGCGCTGCGGGAGACTTAACTGTGTTTTCCTTGGGCTGCCCAGACAGAGGAAAAAGCTGCTGCAGACTGCAGGTTGGGCTGTGAGTGTGGCACCTGATGGAGGAACTTGGGGGAGGGAGGCAAAACCATGGCCTTGGACCCTCTGGGCCTGGTCAGAGGTCTAGTAGAGAAAGTGGGGAGGTTGCCCAGCGACCAGGCTCAGACTGGCCGAGGAGACTTTGAGGGTCTATCTTTGAAAATGGCAGCACAGCTATCTGGGGAGGGATTGTGGGTGGAGGCATGACAATGGGTCCTAGTTCCTTTCTCCAGGGTGAGTGCCAGTTCCACCCAGGCTTGGAGGTAGGGGGAGGCAGAGGGTGTCTCTGAGACCCCACCCTGCAGGTAGATTGACTGAGGCTGGAAGTGTGAAGACCTTCAGGGAGGTTTGAGGGAAACCCTCAACAAGCTTCTCTGATGGAGGGGGTGAGTGAAGTGGGTCCCAGTGCCCTACATGGCATGGGAGTGGTGGCAAGACCCCGTGCCCTATAGGAGCAGTGACCCTTTGAGAATGGATGGGTTTGTGGTGGCTGAGGAaggtgtgcatgcgtgtgcatgcgtgtgttcGTGCCTGCGTGCATGCCtgcgtgtatatgtatgtgtgtgaaggggTGTTTTGCTGCTGAGCAGCTAATACATCCAAATGTTTTTAACAGTGAGTCAGGAGACTTAGGGCCTAGGCCTGGCTCACCTTGCTGTATGACCTTGGACAAGTATGTTTGTTGGTTTCACACAGCTTCAATGATTCCATTTACAAACCTGGGCTCAGCAACACTGCTCTGCCCCTTATTCAAGGATGTTGTGAGAGCAGTGGGAAACTATTTCAGAAGGACCTAGTGAGTGGCCTGGGAAGACAATCTTTAAAATAGGCCTGAAGGgagcccagtgctggggatgtttGTTGATTGAGTGTGGTTGGTGCTCAGCCTTTGGACCAGACCTGGCTCCTGGGAGCTCTTGCTTTGGTTCAGCAACCTGCAACTTTTCAAGTGTATGATTCATCTTGTTAGATAGAGGGACTACCTTTAATGTTTAACCCAGGGAGGTCACTTTCAGGTTTATGGGGGTTTATTTTGCTTCCTGCTTTAAGCCACTGGTGACCTTCCTTTCTGCAGGTTTTAGGTCACCTTCTATCCTTGGGCATCTGAATGGAGAAGCTGCTCCTGAGAATTGCCAGACAGTATTTAGCCCATGCGTTGTGTGTTGCAGGCATAGGGCTTGATGTGTCTTTTAACAGAAGGTAGCTCTCTGTTCTTGAGGTGCTGGGTTGGAGTTAGAGGTAACATGACCACCCTATTCCCAGGTGATGATGAAAGGCACAGGGCTGGGCAGCAGACTGTAAAGGGAAGTCTTCTAGGAGGTAATGGGTCTTGAGAAAAGCCCAGGACGACAGGCTgtgaggaaaggaaacaaaactgtaGATGGGCAAACGCGGGGGGTTGTTGGAAGTGAGTGATACGAAATGCTGGAGAATGGCTGATCGTGGGGTCTTCCGTGATCCCTTTCTCCGCTTCTGCTTCTCCAGGGGCTGGTGACTGCATCTGGAAGTGCCCATGACAGAGCTGGTGTCCTCCAGGGAAGGGTCTCCTACGGGGGACGGGGAGGAGGGTCTGGGGGACGACCAAGGCCTGGTTATCCACCACCCGGCGGCGGAGGAACAGCCCCACCGCTGCCCACTGTGCGGCCAGACCTTCTCCCAGCAGCCCAGCCTGGTGCGGCACCAGAAGGCGCACGTAGGGGCGGGTCGCACCGCCGCCTTCGTGTGTCCCGAGTGCGGCAAGGCCTTCAGCGTCAAACACAACCTGGAGGTGCACCAgcgcacacacacaggagagcgGCCCTTCCCTTGCCCCGAGTGCGGTCGCTGCTTCAGCCTCAAGCAGAACCTGCTCACGCACCAGCGCATCCACAGCGGCGAGAAGCCGCACCAGTGCACACAGTGCGGACGCTGCTTCCGCGAGCCGCGCTTCCTGCTCAACCACcagcgcacacacgcgcgcatgCCCACACCACACCCGCGACGTCCCGGTGTCTTCGGGGAGCGGCGACCCTACTTCTGCCCACGCTGCGGCAAGAGCTTCGCGCGTGAGGGCTCGCTCAAGACCCACCAGCGCAGCCATGGCCATGGGCCTGAGGGCCAGGCAGCCCATTTAGGACGTGTGCTATGACCCGTGGGGGCCTGCCACCATCAGCTGCCTCCGATCTGGGAGCCACATCCAGGGGTGCTGAGTTGCCCCCTCTCTGGATAGGCTCATGGGagaagggcagggccagcttGGGGTGTTGGAAGGGATTGAGCCatcccctttccttcctgcccCTGGACCCTTTGGCTGGCTGCATGCATCTGCTATGGGTTCTGCGTTAGTTTTTCTCCCCAGTCTCCTGTGGCCTAAAGCAGGTGGGTCCCTTAGAGTTGGCCAGAGGCCCCTGGGGCATGGaggtggtgggagtggggggtgggtgggtgtacaGTGTTGGCTATCTAGGTCAGAAGTGGGTGGGCAGGCCTGTGTTGGTCTCCATGACTGTTGCTTACCTGATCTTCATTCTCAGCACGTCAGACTTGAAAGCGACTTGCTTGGAGAGGGCCACTTTCCACGGTCCCTGGGCCCCAAGCTCCGTCCCCaaagcctcagcctcctgcaccCTCGGTCTGGTGGCCTTGAGAAGCCATTTCACTCCATGCCTCAGTTTGCTTATCTGTAAGTTGGGGATGAAGATGAGAGACTTTTCCTTTTCCCTGGGGTGTTTCCAGGCTTGGCTGTTAGCAGAGGGTGGAGTCGTTTGTCCAGAGAATTTTACTCAGTAGCTCTGGGTTGTGCTCTGCTTCACTCCTGGAAGGACCCCCAGGCCCAGGCACTTGGAAGCCCACACTCATGCCTGTGACAGGTGTCAGGGTGTCTGCACAGACATGTGGGCTACAGTAGGGCCATCCCTGGGTCAGGAAAATGACTGGCTTCACCTAAGGGGGTTCGAAGGCCTTGCACTGCATCCTAGAGACAGAGACTCATTGTAGGAAGGGCAGGTGTGCAGAAGGGTGACTTCCAGATGGCAAGGGCTAGGATTTGTTCCACAAAGGACTTTGTGTTCAGGGGGAGGGGGACACTAGACATTGTAATGAGTGCAGTGACTCAGACCTGTGATTTAGGATGAGAGCAGATGCCCCAGAAGCACAGATGGACAAGACACGAGGGTCATTCGGGGAAGAGCGTGGAGGCCTCAGCCAGAGGCCTGAGCAAGGTCACCTCGTAAGAAGGATAAGTAAGGCTTGCTTCCAGGACCCTTGTTTACAAGTTGTCACTCCGAGGCTCTGGCCTTTTCTGCCATTTGACAAACCAAGCCTGTTCCAAATCACAGTTAATAATTAGTGCTACGGTGGGTCAAGTATGGgctttgttttggattttggacCCGACAATCTTTCAACTTTGTTACTGAGTTATTGAAAATGCAGTGAGGAGAACTTGGGCATGTGGGCAGGGCATCAGTGGGTTTGACAGGTGCTGGGGACATGAAGTTAGGATGTTGGGGGCTCTGGGAGGGCCCCTATTCCCTGAGCTCTTACTTCCTGCTAGGCCCATGCTGGGTGCTGGAGACCTGTCCACTCCCTTTGCTCTCTGTCCCACCTCATTGCTGTGTGGCTCCTCTGGAATCACCGGTCTCAGCCTGAGAGCCTTGGAGGTTTGCAATGTATTTCAT belongs to Onychomys torridus chromosome 3, mOncTor1.1, whole genome shotgun sequence and includes:
- the LOC118580391 gene encoding zinc finger and SCAN domain-containing protein 2-like translates to MTELVSSREGSPTGDGEEGLGDDQGLVIHHPAAEEQPHRCPLCGQTFSQQPSLVRHQKAHVGAGRTAAFVCPECGKAFSVKHNLEVHQRTHTGERPFPCPECGRCFSLKQNLLTHQRIHSGEKPHQCTQCGRCFREPRFLLNHQRTHARMPTPHPRRPGVFGERRPYFCPRCGKSFAREGSLKTHQRSHGHGPEGQAAHLGRVL